In the Mytilus galloprovincialis chromosome 10, xbMytGall1.hap1.1, whole genome shotgun sequence genome, one interval contains:
- the LOC143048187 gene encoding CD209 antigen-like protein D isoform X1, producing the protein MLKLIVYSFVLTTIFKAFEVSACDHGWTQFEQSCYYSSAIIGNVFQVRHRHKHWFGAQAECEGKGAKLAELNTESELQFVRQLAQKRHKSVWIGGTDGDNEGQWMWASGTPISVKDFKPVTDPRMKQFDRPEQQDCLAIVGGHWKDLNCLKTLDYICEKKNTQNKVTVSKEKNLEI; encoded by the exons ATGCTGAAATTGATTGTCTATTCCTTCGTGTTGACAACAATATTTAAAGCATTTGAAG TTTCAGCATGTGATCATGGATGGACACAGTTCGAACAGTCTTGTTATTATTCAAGCGCGATAATTGGGAATGTATTTCAGGTCAGACATAGACACAAGCACTGGTTCGGTGCTCAG GCAGAATGTGAAGGGAAGGGAGCAAAATTAGCTGAACTTAATACAGAATCAGAACTTCAATTTGTAAGACAACTAGCACAAAAGAGGCACAAAA GTGTATGGATTGGTGGCACAGACGGAGATAACGAAGGACAGTGGATGTGGGCATCTGGTACACCAATATCAGTCAAAGACTTCAAACCTGTAACAGATCCACGTATGAAACAATTCGATCGTCCAGAACAACAAGACTGTCTTGCTATTGTTGGTGGGCACTGGAAAGATCTTAATTGCTTAAAAACACTGGACTACATATGTGAAAAAA AAAACACTCAGAATAAAGTTACTGTAAGCAAAGAAAAAAATCTAGAGATATAG
- the LOC143048187 gene encoding CD209 antigen-like protein D isoform X2, protein MLKLIVYSFVLTTIFKAFEACDHGWTQFEQSCYYSSAIIGNVFQVRHRHKHWFGAQAECEGKGAKLAELNTESELQFVRQLAQKRHKSVWIGGTDGDNEGQWMWASGTPISVKDFKPVTDPRMKQFDRPEQQDCLAIVGGHWKDLNCLKTLDYICEKKNTQNKVTVSKEKNLEI, encoded by the exons ATGCTGAAATTGATTGTCTATTCCTTCGTGTTGACAACAATATTTAAAGCATTTGAAG CATGTGATCATGGATGGACACAGTTCGAACAGTCTTGTTATTATTCAAGCGCGATAATTGGGAATGTATTTCAGGTCAGACATAGACACAAGCACTGGTTCGGTGCTCAG GCAGAATGTGAAGGGAAGGGAGCAAAATTAGCTGAACTTAATACAGAATCAGAACTTCAATTTGTAAGACAACTAGCACAAAAGAGGCACAAAA GTGTATGGATTGGTGGCACAGACGGAGATAACGAAGGACAGTGGATGTGGGCATCTGGTACACCAATATCAGTCAAAGACTTCAAACCTGTAACAGATCCACGTATGAAACAATTCGATCGTCCAGAACAACAAGACTGTCTTGCTATTGTTGGTGGGCACTGGAAAGATCTTAATTGCTTAAAAACACTGGACTACATATGTGAAAAAA AAAACACTCAGAATAAAGTTACTGTAAGCAAAGAAAAAAATCTAGAGATATAG